GTCGAGGATGACGTACATCGAGTAGTTGAGGTACGCCTTCTCGGTGAAGACCCGCAGCGGCAGCCGCTCCAGGCCTTCGTGGTTGAAACTCGAGGGTGCGCTCATGTCGATCCCGCGTCAGTGCTCAGGCCAGTGTTCAGGCCAGTGTTCAGGGTAGACGAACAGTAAACGAATCATCATGCGACATGCCGGGCGGTGGCGCCAAGCGCATCTGTCGTGTCGCCTGCGGCGGCACGGACACTTTTCGGCTTGGCGTGAGAGGCGCTATGGTCCGATGGTACCGAGCGCACGCGCCTCGGCGATTCCGCACAGCGCGAAGCCCGGTTGAGTCGTGCGCGGGGAATTTGATGAAATGGCTATCCGGCCGCATCGTCGGTCGGCGAGGGCCCTTCACCCCATCGAGCAGGCAGGCCAGTGACCCACCAGCAACATTTCCAGGTCTCGACCCGAGGGCGCGGGACCTACGATATCACCCGGCGGATCGCCGAGGTGGTGCAGGCGTCGGGTATTCGGACGGGTACCTGTCACGTCTTCGTCCAGCACACCAGCGCCTCGCTGATCCTCTGCGAGAACGCCGATCCGACGGTGCGCGAGGATCTCGATGCCTTCTTGACGCGGCTCGTGCCGGACGGTGATCCCCTCTTCGATCATACCGCCGAGGGCCCTGACGACATGCCGGCCCACATTCGCGCGATCTGGACCAAGATGGACCTGACGCTACCGGTCAGCGACGGGCGCTGTGCCCTCGGTACCTGGCAGGGTGTCTACCTCTACGAGCACCGCGCGCAGGGCCACGAGCGGCGGGTCCTCGTGACCGTCCAGGGCGCGGCTTGACCGGTGAGCGCCATTGACCGCGTAGGAGCCCGCTTGCGGGCGATTCGGTGCCGATAGGACACCCCGAGAGCGAGCCGCTGACCGGCGCCTGCGAGCCGGCTCCTGCCGGTCGGCATCCGGTGGTATGGCGTTGAACGGCGTCGGGAGGCAATGACAGATGAGTGATCGCAACAGGTGGCGCACAGCCCTACGCGCCGGTGCGCTGGCCGGGGTCCTGGTCCTCGCCGGCTGCTCGGGCTCGACCGAGGACGTGCGCATTACGCTCTGCAAGGACATGGTCCTCGCGCGGTTGAACCCGCCGTCCGTGCAGTGGACAGCAGTCACGACCGCGCCCGGCGACGACCTGGCCGTCGGCCTGCGCTTCGCGGTCGGGGGCCGGGACGGGCGGGCGACCTGTCGCTACCGCTACGACGCGGTCGACGACACGGCGCTGACCCTCGCCGATCCGCTGTCCGCCTATTCGACCTCGCCGTACCGGATGACGCTCGATGGGCGGGCGATCACCAACCCGCAGCTCGCCGAGACGATCAAGCAGGCGATGCTGAAGCAGGGCCGAGCCTTCCTCGACCGCGCCAGCGAGGGAATCGGCCGAGCCGCTGACGAGATCCGATCGCAGCTCGAAGGCGGGCGGTAGGGTCCGCTGTGCGGACCGTTACCCGAGGACCATCGACCTGTAGGGTCCGCTGTGCGGACCACCTCCCAGCGGCGCAAGATCGGCCCTGCCCCGGCCACCCGCTCCCCGTCCATTGGTGGTAACCTTCGCCGCCGATGAACCCCGATCCCACTCCCTCCCCGGCGGCTGGCGCGGCCTCGGTGCGGGTGCGCCGCCGAGCCCCCGACGCGCCGTCGCCCGCCGACGCCGATGCCCTCTGCGCCCGCCTCTACGCGGCCCGTGGTGTCGCTTCCAGCGCCGACACCGAACTCGGCCTCGCCGGTCTGCTGCCGTTCGACGCCCTCGCCGGCATCGCCGAGGCGGCCGAGCGGGTCGCCGCGGCCCTGTGCGACGGCGCGCCCATCCTGGTCGTCGGCGACTATGACGCCGACGGGGCGACCGGCAGCGCCCTCGCCGTGCTCGGCCTGCGCGCCCTCGGTGCCACCCAGGTCGACTACCTGATCCCGAGCCGCTTCGCCGACGGCTACGGACTCAGCCCGCCGGTTGTCGAGGCCGCAGCCCGCCTCGCGCCCCGCCCGGGGCTGATCCTGACCGTCGACAACGGCATCGCCGGGGTGGCGGGTGTGGCGCGCGCCGGCGAGCTCGGCATCGAGGTCGTGGTCACGGATCACCACCTGCCCGGCGAGACGCTCCCCGCGGCCGCCGCCATCGTCAACCCCAGGCGCCCGGACTGCGGCTTTCCGAGCAAGCACCTGGCCGGCGTCGGCGTCGTCTTCTATCTGCTCGCCGCGGTGCGTGCCCGGCTGCGCGCCCAGGGCTGGTTCGGGTCCGCGCGCCCCGAGCCGAATCTGGCCGGGTTCCTGGATCTGGTCGCCCTTGGCACGGTCGCCGACGTCGTCACGCTCGATGAGAACAACCGCATCCTCGTCGAGCAGGGGCTGCGCCGGATCCGCGCCGGGCGCTGTCGGCCGGGTATCCGCGCCCTGCTCGGGGTCGCCGGTCGCGACCCGGCACGGGCCACGGCGCGCGACCTCGCCTTCGTCGCCGGGCCGCGCCTCAACGCCGCCGGGCGGCTCGCCGACATGGGCCTCGGCGTCGAGTGCCTGCTGACTGAGGATCCGGCGCGCGCCCTGGCGATCGCCGGCGAGCTCGACGGCCTCAACCGCGCCCGCCGCACGATCGAGCGCGAGATGCAGGACCAGGCCGAGGCCCTGCTTGCCGACCTGCACCTCGACGGCACGGCGCTACCGCCGGGCCTCTGCCTGTTCGCCCCGGGCTGGCACCAGGGCGTGACCGGCATCCTCGCGGCGCGGCTGCGCGAGCGCTATCACCGGCCGGTGATCGCCTTCGGCGAGGCCGGCGACGGCCAGCTGCGCGGCTCGGCGCGCTCGATCGAGGGGCTGCACATCCGCGACCTGATCGCCGCCGTCGACCGCGCGCAGCCTGGCCTGGTCGGACGCTTCGGCGGCCATGCGATGGCCGCCGGGCTGAGCCTGGACAGCGCCGCCCTCGACGGCTTCAAGGCCGCCTTCGAGGCCGCGGTCGCCGACGAGCTGGGCGAGTGCCCGCCGGTGCGTGAACTCGTCTCCGACGGCGAGCTGCCGGGCGCGCTGCTGACCCTCGCGACGGCCGAACGGCTGCGTTTCGCCGGCCCCTGGGGCAAGGGCTTTCCGGAACCGCTGTTCGACGGGTCGTTCGAGGTGCTCGGCCGGCGGATCGTCGGCGAGCGCCACCTGCGGCTACGCGTGCGCCCGGCCGGGGGTGGCACCCCGCTCGATGCCATCGGCTTCGGCCTGGCCGAGCAGACCAATGAGATCGGGCGAACGGCGCACCTCGCTTACCGGCTGGACGTCAACGACTACCAGGGCGTGCGCAGCCCGCAATTGGTCATCGAGTTCATCGATGCGAGTCCAACTGTGATTGCAGCTTCGGCTGCGCCGTCGGCCGGGGCGTCATAGGCACTGGCGACGCAGAGAGCCGTGTTGACCGAGGCGCGGGGATTGGAGATCAGCTCAGCGAGCGACATCGTTTGGGCG
This portion of the Thioflavicoccus mobilis 8321 genome encodes:
- the recJ gene encoding single-stranded-DNA-specific exonuclease RecJ, with the protein product MNPDPTPSPAAGAASVRVRRRAPDAPSPADADALCARLYAARGVASSADTELGLAGLLPFDALAGIAEAAERVAAALCDGAPILVVGDYDADGATGSALAVLGLRALGATQVDYLIPSRFADGYGLSPPVVEAAARLAPRPGLILTVDNGIAGVAGVARAGELGIEVVVTDHHLPGETLPAAAAIVNPRRPDCGFPSKHLAGVGVVFYLLAAVRARLRAQGWFGSARPEPNLAGFLDLVALGTVADVVTLDENNRILVEQGLRRIRAGRCRPGIRALLGVAGRDPARATARDLAFVAGPRLNAAGRLADMGLGVECLLTEDPARALAIAGELDGLNRARRTIEREMQDQAEALLADLHLDGTALPPGLCLFAPGWHQGVTGILAARLRERYHRPVIAFGEAGDGQLRGSARSIEGLHIRDLIAAVDRAQPGLVGRFGGHAMAAGLSLDSAALDGFKAAFEAAVADELGECPPVRELVSDGELPGALLTLATAERLRFAGPWGKGFPEPLFDGSFEVLGRRIVGERHLRLRVRPAGGGTPLDAIGFGLAEQTNEIGRTAHLAYRLDVNDYQGVRSPQLVIEFIDASPTVIAASAAPSAGAS
- a CDS encoding secondary thiamine-phosphate synthase enzyme YjbQ, whose amino-acid sequence is MTHQQHFQVSTRGRGTYDITRRIAEVVQASGIRTGTCHVFVQHTSASLILCENADPTVREDLDAFLTRLVPDGDPLFDHTAEGPDDMPAHIRAIWTKMDLTLPVSDGRCALGTWQGVYLYEHRAQGHERRVLVTVQGAA